In Arthrobacter sp. CJ23, the genomic window GAGCTGGCAACGCAACTTGGCCGGGCCATCGGACTGCAGGACCGCTTTGAGGAAGCGGATGCCCTGCTGGACGCGATCGACGGCGGGCAGGATCCCACCGTGGGCGTGCGGATCCTGCTGGAGCGGGGCCGGATCCTGAACTCAAGCGGGCACGCGGCCATGGCCGTGCCCCTTTTTGAGCAGGCCGCCGAACTTGCCGACCATCTGAGCGAGGAATTCCTCGCCGTCGACTCCCTCCACATGCTGGCGATCGCAGACGCGGCCCACGCCGAATCCTGGACGCGCAGCGCGCTTGAATACGCCTCCACCGTGCACGATGACCGCACGCGCCGATGGATGGTCTCCCTGCACAGCAGCCTTGGTTGGATCCTGCACGCGGCTGCGCGTTTCCCCGAGGCCATGGTGGAGTTCCAGCTGGCCGAGCAGTGGGCAGAGCGCGTGGGCACGGAAAACCAGCAATTACGGGCCCGGGAAGCCATAAATGAGTGCGGAAAGTCGCTCGCGAGAGGACACTGAGAGGGACTCCGAAGCCGCAAAAGAGGTGATTGCGAGGGATCACAAAAAGATCACACTTTGACAAATGTTGATCGAAACTAGCGCCAAATATTGATTTTCGATCATCCGTGGTGAAGTATGTCACACGAAGGACGGCGCCGTTTGTGACCGTCCCCACTGCCCGACTACCGGCCTCCGTGCCGCAGCAGTCGGCACAACGAGTCACTGGAGGGTTTAGAAATGAACGTTCAGCACCAGTCCCTTGGCCGCCGCGGATTCCTGCGCGGGGCGCTCGCAGCAGCCGTGCTCGTGCCCATGGGTGGCGCACTGGCTTCCTGCGCGGCAGGCGGCGGCGGAACCACCACCGGCCCCACGGGAACCATCTCGGACGCCAACCCGTTCGGCATGGCTGACAAGTCCACCGTTGACGCCGTGATCTTCAAGGGCGGCTACGGCATCGACTACGTCGACTTCGCCGGCAAGTCCTTCGAGAAGGCGCACTCCGGTTCCACCGCCAAGATCGCTCCGTCCACGGACATCGCCCAGGAACTGCAGCCGCGCTTCGTCGGCGGCAACCCGCCGGACCTCATTGACAACTCCGGCGCCAAGTCCATCGGCTTCAGCACCATCCTGGCGCAGCTGGAGGACCTGAACAGCGTGGTCAACGCCAAGAACCTCGAGGGCAAGGTCATCAAGGACACCCTCTACGGCGGCGTCCTGGCCCCGGGCACCTTCGAAGGCAAGCTGGCCGCACTGAACTACGTGCTGACCGTTTTCGCCATGTGGTACTCCGACTCCCTGCTCAAGGAAAACGGCTGGTCGGTCCCCAAGACCTGGGACGAGATGTATGCGCTCGGCGAAAAGGCCAAGGCCAAAGGCAAGTACCTGTTCCTCTGGGGAAAGGAAGCGGCCACGTACTACCAGGAAATGGCGATCTCCTCCGCCGTCAAGGAAGGCGGCCACGATGTCCGCCTGGGCCTGGAAAACCTGAAGGCCGACTGCTGGTCCCACCCGGCCCTGCAGAGCGTCTTCACCGCCATGGACAAGATCATCAAGGCAGGCTTCTTCAAGCCCGGCGGCTCGGGCACCCAGTTCACCGCTGCCCAGGCGCAGTGGAGCAACGCCCAGGAGGCCGTGTTCTACCCGTCCGGC contains:
- the ngcE gene encoding N-acetylglucosamine/diacetylchitobiose ABC transporter substrate-binding protein, whose product is MNVQHQSLGRRGFLRGALAAAVLVPMGGALASCAAGGGGTTTGPTGTISDANPFGMADKSTVDAVIFKGGYGIDYVDFAGKSFEKAHSGSTAKIAPSTDIAQELQPRFVGGNPPDLIDNSGAKSIGFSTILAQLEDLNSVVNAKNLEGKVIKDTLYGGVLAPGTFEGKLAALNYVLTVFAMWYSDSLLKENGWSVPKTWDEMYALGEKAKAKGKYLFLWGKEAATYYQEMAISSAVKEGGHDVRLGLENLKADCWSHPALQSVFTAMDKIIKAGFFKPGGSGTQFTAAQAQWSNAQEAVFYPSGSWIENEMKDQTKAGFNMTGAPVPSVTTGSKLPYASLHSAAGEPFIVPSQGKNVAGGKELLRVMLSKEAATNFAKTKLAPTIVKDTVPADGFGSTALVSQTKLLEAAGENIYTWNFIDLYGTNKDQLVVWNTFLDGKSDVATLTSELQKITDKVRNDSSVKKIEVK